The following proteins come from a genomic window of Trifolium pratense cultivar HEN17-A07 linkage group LG4, ARS_RC_1.1, whole genome shotgun sequence:
- the LOC123923854 gene encoding mitogen-activated protein kinase 20 — MRRNCELEKKSLEMDFFSDYGDANRYKIQEVIGKGSYGVVCSAVDTHTGEKVAIKKVHGIFEHISDAARILREIKLLRLLRHPDIVEIKHIMLPPSSREFKDIYVVFELLESDLHQVIKANADLTKEHYQFFLYQLLRALKYIHTANVYHRDLKPKNILANANCKLKICDFGLARVAFSDTPTTVFWTDYVATRWYRAPELCGSFYSKYTPAIDIWSIGCIFAEVLIGKPLFPGKSVVHQLDLITDLLGTPSMDSICRVRNDKARRYLTSMRKKQPIPFAQKFPNADPLSLRLLERLLAFDPKDRPTAEEALADPYFKGLAKIEREPSCEPITQMEFEFEKRRVTKGEIRDLIFHEILEYHPQLNGTERTNFLYPSAVDQFDKQFTHLEETGGKSDPVVPLERKHASLPR, encoded by the exons ATGAGAAGGAACTGTGAATTGGAGAAg AAATCACTGGAGATGGACTTTTTCTCGGACTATGGCGATGCCAACCGGTATAAAATTCAAGAAGTAATTGGGAAAGGCAGTTATGGTGTTGTTTGTTCAGCTGTTGATACTCATACTGGTGAAAAAGTTGCAATTAAAAAGGTTCATGGTATCTTTGAGCATATATCCGACGCTGCACGTATTCTTCGTGAGATAAAGTTGCTCAGACTTCTTAGACATCCGGATATTGTTGAAATTAAGCACATTATGTTGCCTCCTTCAAGCAGAGAATTCAAAGatatttatgttgtttttgaGCTTTTGGAATCTGATCTGCATCAAGTCATTAAAGCCAATGCCGACTTAACAAAAGAGCACTATCAGTTTTTTCTTTATCAGTTACTTCGAGCATTGAAGTATATTCACACTG CAAATGTCTATCATCGAGACTTGAAGCCAAAGAATATACTGGCCAATGCAAACTGTAAACTTAAAATCTGTGATTTTGGGTTAGCTAGAGTTGCTTTCAGTGACACTCCAACAACTGTATTTTGGACG GACTATGTTGCTACAAGGTGGTATAGAGCACCCGAGCTCTGTGGATCATTTTACTCAAAG TATACGCCGGCAATTGATATTTGGAGTATAGGATGCATCTTTGCTGAAGTATTAATAGGAAAACCACTTTTTCCCGGAAAAAGTGTCGTACATCAGTTGGATCTGATCACAGATCTGCTCGGGACCCCCTCAATGGATTCTATATGTCgg GTACGCAATGATAAAGCAAGGAGATACCTAACTAGTATGAGGAAAAAGCAGCCTATACCATTTGCACAAAAATTTCCTAATGCAGATCCTTTATCACTACGGCTACTGGAGAGGTTGCTCGCCTTTGATCCCAAAGACCGGCCTACTGCTGAAGAG GCATTAGCTGATCCTTACTTCAAGGGACTTGCGAAAATTGAAAGGGAACCATCTTGCGAGCCCATTACACAAATGGAGTTTGAATTTGAAAAGAGAAGAGTAACAAAGGGAGAAATCCGAGACTTGATTTTCCATGAGATTCTAGAGTACCATCCTCAACTAAATGGAACAGAGAGAACTAATTTTCTTTATCCAAG TGCTGTTGATCAATTTGACAAGCAGTTCACTCATCTTGAGGAAACTGGTGGTAAAAGTGATCCTGTTGTGCCACTTGAAAGAAAACATGCATCGCTTCCCAGGTAA